One stretch of Euphorbia lathyris chromosome 7, ddEupLath1.1, whole genome shotgun sequence DNA includes these proteins:
- the LOC136200808 gene encoding uncharacterized protein: MSLKMVLVKIYLHYGGSWSNDPHIGYINGSFAIKENFDIDFLNIIDLKALYHDDLKFHNVSELLCLEPGRSLKSGRLFVLDGDASIRRLLSLITRKKNVIHIYASHTVDEPILVTDILALPSVEMDGVNDSVDVEGAIGVREEGNVEAGDVDVEQMPVGVGEVDVEGNVNVEHVDIGNVRKEDANVGADVEVTVEADVEEGEGLENLQNPADKAKRRRCQGVDKKKRVVNVGYMGITGLNA; encoded by the exons ATG AGTTTGAAAATGGTGTTGGTGAAGATTTATTTGCATTATGGGGGTAGTTGGTCCAATGATCCACATATAGGTTATATTAACGGGAGCTTTGCAATCAAAGAAAATTTTGATATTGACTTTCTCAATATAATTGATCTTAAGGCTTTATACCATGATGATTTGAAGTTCCATAAtgtgagtgaattactatgtcTAGAACCCGGTAGATCGTTGAAGTCTGGTAGGTTGTTTGTATTGGATGGGGATGCTAGCATTAGGAGGCTTTTATCACTCATTACTCGTAAAAAAAATGTCATTCACATAtatgcatctcatacggttgatgaGCCTATTCTTGTTACTGATATACTAGCTCTTCCTTCTGTTGAGATGGATGGTGTGAATGACAGTGTTGATGTTGAGGGGGCAATAGGTGTAAGGGAAGAGGGTAATGTAGAAGCAGGAGATGTTGATGTGGAGCAAATGCCTGTAGGAGTAGGGGAGGTAGACGTAGAAGGAAATGTTAATGTGGAGCATGTGGATATAGGAAATGTAAGGAAGGAAGATGCTAATGTAGGGGCTGATGTGGAAGTAACTGTAGAGGCAGAtgtagaagaaggagaaggattAGAGAATCTACAGAACCCGGCAGACAAAGCCAAACGCAGAAGATGTCAAGGAGTGGACAAAAAAAAACGTGTAGTAAATGTGGGTTATATGGGCATAACAGGCTTAAATGCATAG